Proteins from a genomic interval of Stigmatella erecta:
- a CDS encoding cytochrome P450 codes for MSASDGIDLTSESFFANPFPTFERLRTQQPVYFFEPYQSFILTRGADIEAVTKSPCFSSRRANEMLGGLGLLGEDETSKKMLATWSRLVFFQDPPRHTLLRQLVMKGFTPTVLERFRPQLASLVERALEKGRRQGEMDVVADFAEPIAINAIAELFALPEADRPQFMRWSKDLLKPAGVGVGTDEARTSVRRTSNDMVAYLTDLVEKRRAAPGEDLVSQLIAGEEGNAQLAGEAVIQSFQMIGAGFVTSTNQLTNTVLALLKHPEPLRALRQDPGLTRGAIEESLRHEPAILSINRLCVEDTELGGTRIPKGRFVYAMAAAANRDPAVFPDPDRFDITRTANRHMTFGVGAHYCPGASLVRLEVEEALRALLTLPRWELAGKPFDYQGSNFQDRGPSSLHVRFPRA; via the coding sequence ATGAGCGCAAGCGACGGTATCGATCTGACGAGCGAGAGCTTCTTCGCCAATCCCTTCCCCACGTTCGAGCGGTTGCGCACCCAGCAGCCTGTCTACTTCTTCGAGCCCTACCAGTCCTTCATCCTCACGCGGGGTGCCGACATCGAGGCGGTCACCAAGAGTCCGTGTTTCTCCTCGCGGCGCGCGAACGAGATGCTCGGGGGGCTCGGGCTGCTGGGAGAGGACGAGACGTCGAAGAAGATGCTCGCCACCTGGTCACGGCTCGTCTTCTTCCAGGATCCTCCCCGCCACACGCTGCTGCGCCAGCTCGTCATGAAGGGCTTCACGCCGACGGTGCTCGAGCGCTTCCGCCCCCAGCTCGCCTCGCTCGTGGAGCGGGCCCTGGAGAAGGGACGGCGCCAGGGGGAGATGGACGTCGTCGCGGACTTCGCGGAGCCCATCGCCATCAATGCCATCGCCGAGCTGTTCGCGCTTCCCGAGGCGGACCGGCCGCAGTTCATGCGCTGGTCGAAAGACCTGCTCAAGCCCGCGGGCGTGGGGGTCGGCACGGACGAGGCGAGGACCTCCGTGCGGCGGACCTCCAACGACATGGTGGCTTACCTGACGGACCTCGTCGAGAAGCGCCGTGCGGCCCCTGGCGAGGATCTCGTCAGCCAGCTCATCGCGGGGGAGGAGGGCAATGCCCAGCTCGCGGGCGAGGCCGTCATCCAGTCCTTCCAGATGATCGGCGCGGGCTTCGTCACGTCGACGAACCAGCTCACCAACACGGTCCTCGCGCTCCTCAAGCACCCCGAGCCGCTGCGCGCGTTGCGGCAGGACCCGGGCCTCACCCGGGGCGCCATCGAGGAGAGCTTGCGCCATGAGCCGGCCATCCTGTCCATCAACCGGCTGTGCGTGGAGGACACGGAGCTGGGCGGCACCAGGATTCCCAAGGGGCGGTTCGTCTACGCGATGGCCGCCGCGGCCAACCGCGATCCCGCCGTGTTCCCCGATCCGGATCGCTTCGACATCACCCGGACGGCCAACCGCCATATGACCTTTGGGGTTGGCGCGCACTACTGCCCCGGCGCCTCGCTCGTGCGTCTCGAGGTCGAGGAGGCCCTGCGCGCCCTGCTCACGCTTCCGCGCTGGGAACTCGCGGGAAAGCCCTTCGACTACCAGGGCTCCAACTTCCAGGATCGTGGGCCCAGCTCGCTGCACGTGCGCTTCCCGAGAGCCTGA